A genomic segment from Panulirus ornatus isolate Po-2019 chromosome 7, ASM3632096v1, whole genome shotgun sequence encodes:
- the LOC139749465 gene encoding uncharacterized protein, whose translation MRSCQTLSCITSSRLSTDKENQNTIYQPPLGGAATRVTGYASGLRHRSPLTTSPLSSYKISTPVSSLLHFSSLPGLAFSSYSTSNTQLSRFRLHSSLHHGCSRGLERIVTGSTAPHLSRKGITPRLS comes from the exons ATGCGAAGTTGTCAAACACTCTCGTGTATCACATCGTCAAGACTGAGCACAGATAAAGAAAACCAGAATACGATATACCAGCCACCACTGGGAGGAGCAGCCACACGAGTCACGGGATATGCAAGCGGGTTGaggcacaggtcacccttgacgacctcacctctctcaagttacaagaTCAG CACACCAGTATCCAGTCTGTTGCATTTCTCAAGTCTCCCAGGACTCGCCTTTTCATCGTATTCCACGAGCAACACACAACTGTCTCGTTTTCGTCTGCACTCTTCGCTCCACCATGG GTGTTCCCGAGGCCTGGAGAGGATTGTGACAGGTTCCACAGCGCCTCACCTGTCAAGGAAAGGTATTACTCCTCGTCTCTCCTGA